A window of Candidatus Cloacimonadota bacterium contains these coding sequences:
- the vanZ gene encoding VanZ family protein, producing MSQNLSPKPRNKATIRFVLPVVLWVAVIWTVSSLPGRHLPSGKIVGFDKVAHFSIYFVLGILTNRLLKGFGIATKRVWWIYLILVVSAALDELHQYFIPQRSVSVWDFAANAAGLGTAFAVFWIVRDRS from the coding sequence ATGTCCCAAAACTTGAGCCCAAAACCCAGAAATAAAGCGACAATACGTTTTGTGCTTCCTGTGGTTTTGTGGGTGGCAGTCATTTGGACCGTATCATCCCTACCCGGGAGACATCTGCCTTCTGGTAAAATTGTTGGCTTTGACAAAGTGGCGCATTTTTCAATTTATTTTGTTCTTGGTATATTAACAAACCGGCTTTTGAAGGGATTTGGGATAGCCACAAAAAGAGTTTGGTGGATTTATCTGATCCTGGTTGTCAGCGCCGCTTTGGACGAACTCCACCAATATTTCATTCCTCAGAGATCCGTGAGCGTTTGGGATTTTGCGGCAAACGCGGCGGGTCTGGGAACTGCATTTGCGGTTTTTTGGATTGTCCGTGATCGAAGTTAA
- a CDS encoding ATP-binding cassette domain-containing protein, with the protein MIEVKNLSLSFDNQPILRDISFQLENGQNLVIIGRSGSGKTVLIKTMMGIFQPDFGWVRVDGSEVVCGGTRTNTDVCHSFAMVFQNSALLDSYTVFQNVALPLYERGEMDFETIQKKVSESLAVVGLEGIENKFPADLSGGMRKRVGIARALVYEPRYIIFDEPTSGLDPITAAEVLFYITQIINSGKATTITITHDTRDLQNIGDQMLFLEKGELRYFGPLNQVHQSQDPLMRQFLNMGTNDTFFEIQK; encoded by the coding sequence GTGATCGAAGTTAAAAATCTAAGCCTCAGTTTTGACAATCAGCCCATTTTGCGAGACATCAGTTTTCAGTTGGAGAATGGACAAAATTTGGTCATTATCGGGAGGAGCGGCTCGGGAAAAACTGTATTGATAAAAACCATGATGGGGATTTTCCAGCCTGATTTTGGATGGGTGCGCGTGGATGGCAGCGAAGTTGTTTGTGGTGGAACTCGAACGAACACAGATGTTTGCCATAGTTTCGCCATGGTTTTTCAGAATTCCGCCCTTTTGGATTCCTACACTGTTTTTCAAAACGTGGCTCTTCCACTCTACGAAAGAGGGGAGATGGACTTTGAGACCATCCAGAAAAAAGTGAGTGAAAGCCTTGCCGTGGTTGGGCTTGAAGGGATCGAAAACAAATTTCCTGCAGACCTTAGCGGTGGCATGCGCAAAAGAGTTGGTATCGCCAGAGCTTTGGTATATGAACCGCGCTACATCATTTTTGATGAACCGACCTCAGGATTGGACCCCATCACAGCCGCTGAAGTTTTATTCTACATCACCCAGATCATAAATTCTGGCAAGGCGACAACAATCACAATCACCCACGATACCCGGGATTTACAAAACATTGGCGACCAAATGTTGTTTTTGGAAAAAGGAGAGCTGAGATATTTTGGCCCTCTAAATCAAGTCCATCAAAGCCAGGACCCGTTGATGCGGCAATTTCTGAATATGGGCACAAATGACACTTTTTTCGAGATTCAAAAATGA
- a CDS encoding Gx transporter family protein, with product MTKKAPNQLLMLAFLTATACSIHVFESLIMRLMPLPFIRLGLSNIVVMYLLFEKKILPAIVVAITKSLVGGAVTFSLLSPATLLSLGGGLAAVFAMWIAIAVRFGFTEYGVSVTGAVAHNLTQLVLVQTVVLPGTRVFMLTPLLLFLGLLSGILTAWILVLIKSRYQRQINGKKMQNE from the coding sequence ATGACGAAAAAAGCGCCAAATCAGCTTTTAATGCTGGCTTTTCTGACAGCCACTGCCTGTAGCATCCATGTTTTTGAAAGTTTGATTATGCGGCTGATGCCACTTCCGTTCATCAGGCTGGGTCTGTCAAACATTGTTGTCATGTATCTGCTGTTCGAAAAAAAGATTCTGCCGGCTATTGTGGTTGCCATTACCAAATCTCTGGTCGGTGGCGCGGTAACTTTTTCTCTGCTGTCCCCTGCAACATTATTATCTTTGGGGGGAGGATTGGCCGCGGTTTTTGCCATGTGGATAGCAATTGCAGTGAGGTTTGGTTTCACAGAGTATGGGGTTAGCGTAACCGGCGCTGTTGCTCACAATCTAACCCAATTGGTTTTGGTTCAAACCGTGGTTCTGCCTGGAACCCGAGTTTTTATGTTGACACCATTGCTGCTGTTTTTAGGCTTGCTCAGTGGGATTCTGACCGCATGGATTTTGGTTTTGATAAAATCAAGATATCAGCGGCAAATAAATGGTAAAAAAATGCAAAATGAATAA
- a CDS encoding PBP1A family penicillin-binding protein, giving the protein MKILRILGIVGCVLIGFIIGIFWYYQDDLPPTAELKNYTLRTGSEVYDRSGRMVYLFAYEKRKLVSLKELPPHLIDALLVTEDKRFRYHLGVDPIGIMRAFFADLKSGRYSQGASTITQQTARNMFLTKDKTMARKLKEMVLAFKIETAFTKNEILEIYLNMIFWGKDNHGVETASLRYFNKHARDLSLPESALLVGMIQRPNVYDPLKYPEAAKARRDRVLERMRKARKISEAEYLDAIATPVNSQDGGSYARFSSDYFIERVRSYMENKYGTERLYEGGLKIYTTLDTDMSSAADSLFNSYLTRVENSGGFPNKFSSVPKDARDIDTKYIQGGLALIENKTGHVLVLLGGRSFEHSKFNRITQAKRQPGSAIKPIYYTLALERGYHPAKILPDAPITIGDWSPHNANRSYHGNTRMRVALQWSYNTWAVRCAQDIGLDAVNESFSRFGLNVKAGDLTAALGAYEVTPLNLIAGYTAFPNDGVRVNPVFVTKVEDMKGKVLERSSPQKSRVCSPQVAYLMTSMLQTVAQSGTGGSSRSGYSWPSAGKTGTTNNNNDSWFIGFNKAYTMGIWTGYDSRRHKVGQALAASTWGPIMAKMIKIENNGRTPAANDSRYAFVEPPRIVHLNINPATGQVVRGGGIPEIFAEGNEPSVSRDSLGYSYPAGSGFHDQFEEDL; this is encoded by the coding sequence ATGAAAATCCTCAGGATACTGGGAATAGTTGGCTGTGTTTTGATCGGCTTCATCATCGGTATATTTTGGTATTATCAAGATGACTTGCCTCCCACAGCGGAGCTGAAAAACTATACTCTGCGCACCGGCAGCGAGGTTTATGACCGCAGCGGCAGGATGGTCTATCTTTTCGCGTATGAAAAAAGAAAGCTGGTTTCGCTCAAAGAGTTGCCACCGCATTTGATTGATGCGCTTTTGGTTACGGAAGACAAACGTTTCCGCTATCACCTGGGTGTGGACCCAATCGGCATCATGCGTGCTTTTTTTGCAGACCTGAAGTCCGGCCGCTACTCTCAGGGTGCCAGCACCATCACCCAACAAACAGCCAGAAATATGTTTCTCACCAAGGATAAAACCATGGCCCGCAAACTGAAGGAAATGGTTTTGGCTTTCAAAATTGAAACGGCGTTCACCAAAAACGAAATCCTTGAGATTTATCTGAATATGATCTTTTGGGGCAAAGACAATCATGGGGTTGAGACCGCTTCCCTGCGCTATTTTAATAAACATGCCCGGGATTTGAGCCTGCCGGAATCAGCATTGTTGGTGGGGATGATCCAGCGCCCCAATGTTTATGACCCCCTGAAATATCCGGAAGCCGCTAAAGCGCGTCGGGACAGAGTCTTGGAGAGGATGCGCAAAGCCCGCAAAATCAGTGAAGCAGAATATCTGGATGCCATTGCCACGCCCGTAAATTCTCAGGACGGAGGCAGCTATGCCCGTTTTTCTTCGGACTATTTCATTGAACGCGTACGCAGTTACATGGAAAATAAATATGGAACGGAACGTCTCTATGAGGGTGGGCTAAAGATATACACCACACTCGATACCGATATGTCTTCCGCCGCGGATTCTCTTTTTAACAGCTATTTGACACGAGTGGAAAACAGTGGCGGTTTTCCCAATAAATTCTCTTCCGTACCCAAGGATGCCCGGGACATCGATACCAAATATATTCAGGGTGGACTTGCCCTGATTGAAAACAAAACCGGGCATGTGCTTGTTTTACTGGGAGGACGAAGTTTTGAACACAGCAAATTCAATCGCATAACTCAAGCCAAAAGACAGCCTGGCTCTGCCATTAAACCGATTTATTATACGCTGGCACTGGAACGGGGCTATCATCCTGCAAAGATTTTGCCTGATGCGCCCATAACAATTGGAGACTGGTCGCCTCACAACGCAAACCGCAGCTACCATGGAAATACTCGCATGAGAGTGGCACTGCAATGGTCTTACAACACTTGGGCTGTACGTTGCGCTCAGGATATCGGACTTGATGCCGTGAATGAATCATTCAGCAGGTTTGGATTGAATGTGAAGGCAGGAGATCTGACTGCCGCTCTTGGAGCTTATGAAGTTACACCGCTAAATTTGATTGCCGGTTACACCGCTTTTCCGAATGATGGTGTGCGGGTCAATCCGGTTTTTGTGACCAAGGTGGAGGACATGAAGGGCAAAGTGCTGGAAAGATCAAGTCCGCAAAAATCCCGCGTTTGCTCTCCTCAGGTTGCGTATTTAATGACCAGCATGCTGCAAACTGTGGCCCAATCCGGAACGGGAGGTTCGTCCCGAAGTGGATATTCCTGGCCCAGCGCAGGCAAGACAGGTACCACAAACAATAATAATGATTCCTGGTTTATCGGGTTCAACAAAGCCTATACCATGGGCATTTGGACTGGTTACGACAGCAGAAGGCACAAAGTTGGCCAAGCACTTGCAGCCAGCACCTGGGGTCCAATTATGGCAAAAATGATAAAAATTGAAAACAATGGACGAACCCCTGCCGCCAATGATTCTCGCTATGCATTTGTGGAACCACCCCGGATCGTTCATTTGAATATAAACCCTGCCACAGGCCAAGTTGTGCGAGGGGGTGGCATCCCGGAAATCTTTGCTGAAGGCAACGAGCCTTCAGTGTCTCGAGATTCCCTGGGTTACAGTTATCCTGCTGGCTCTGGTTTCCACGATCAGTTTGAAGAGGATCTTTAA
- a CDS encoding Tpl protein, with translation MQEYIEVEFRTGRLGYYQNHGELSIDPEELIIVEVERGEDIAQVTHLSIGEQEINPQPGSGGRIYKIKRVATEQDIEKLRNLPFEEEKAAQSFRDILRRYPFEMKLIETVYQFDGNKLTFFFSADGRIDFRVFVRELANVFRTRIELHQTTGRDEAKRMGGFGMCGIQFCCGSFLKRFSQVTIKMAKDQNLAGNLAKISGPCGRLLCCLNFEEDFYVEESKDYPIPGTCVELEGKRLYVFRNDVLNKRVHLSDENQMLTELELTDFNKLQVVSAPDIEQC, from the coding sequence ATGCAAGAATACATTGAAGTGGAATTCCGGACAGGAAGATTGGGATACTATCAAAACCATGGTGAATTGAGCATAGATCCGGAAGAGCTGATTATTGTGGAAGTGGAACGCGGGGAAGATATTGCTCAGGTTACACATCTCAGCATTGGCGAACAAGAAATAAACCCTCAGCCTGGCAGCGGAGGCAGAATCTACAAAATCAAGCGCGTTGCCACGGAGCAGGACATTGAAAAACTACGGAACCTGCCTTTTGAAGAAGAAAAAGCCGCGCAGAGTTTCCGAGACATTCTGAGGCGCTATCCCTTTGAAATGAAATTAATTGAAACCGTCTATCAATTTGATGGCAACAAGCTTACCTTTTTCTTTTCAGCGGATGGACGCATCGATTTCAGGGTTTTCGTGCGGGAACTGGCAAATGTTTTCCGCACCAGAATAGAATTGCATCAAACCACTGGGCGTGACGAAGCCAAACGCATGGGCGGCTTTGGAATGTGCGGAATCCAGTTTTGCTGTGGCAGTTTTTTGAAACGTTTCAGCCAGGTCACCATCAAAATGGCAAAGGATCAAAATTTGGCGGGAAACTTGGCAAAAATCTCCGGACCCTGCGGGCGTCTGCTTTGTTGCCTGAATTTTGAAGAAGATTTCTATGTGGAGGAATCCAAGGATTATCCCATCCCAGGCACCTGCGTGGAATTGGAAGGCAAACGCTTATACGTCTTCAGAAACGATGTTTTGAACAAACGCGTGCATTTGTCTGACGAAAACCAGATGCTCACCGAGCTTGAGCTAACGGATTTCAACAAGCTACAAGTTGTCTCCGCGCCTGATATTGAGCAATGCTGA